In one Pseudarthrobacter oxydans genomic region, the following are encoded:
- a CDS encoding sugar-binding domain-containing protein — translation MSEHSHEELLARVSSEYYLENRSKVEISVSHDISRFQVARLLTEARERGIVEIKVHYPSHISAAEIRQLESWLGIREIVVADSTSGDENQARGILAKAAAAEVTRQAPPGGTLGISWSRILDVASTLVRELPRCDIVQLAGALPAEGESNPLELIQRLGHLSGGHTWPLWSPLVVEDPTTAAGLRRQPEIAGALAKADSLDLAVVAVGAWKSGSSTVWDRAEAAVREAAVEAGAVAECSGRLLNAAGVPVETGLDEQIIAVTVKQLQRTPKVIAVSHGTARADAVRAVARAGFVTTLIVDVPLARALTELMDKENSQ, via the coding sequence ATGTCCGAGCATTCCCATGAAGAACTCTTGGCCCGCGTGAGCAGCGAGTATTACTTGGAGAACCGTTCCAAGGTAGAAATTTCGGTCAGCCATGACATTTCGCGGTTCCAGGTGGCACGGCTGCTCACCGAGGCCCGCGAGCGCGGCATCGTGGAAATCAAGGTGCATTACCCGTCCCACATCTCCGCCGCGGAGATCCGCCAGCTGGAGTCCTGGCTGGGGATCCGTGAGATCGTCGTGGCGGACTCCACCTCCGGCGACGAGAACCAGGCCCGGGGCATCCTGGCCAAAGCAGCCGCCGCCGAGGTCACGCGGCAGGCGCCCCCGGGCGGGACGCTGGGGATTTCATGGTCCCGCATCCTGGACGTGGCCTCGACGCTGGTCCGGGAGCTTCCCCGGTGCGACATCGTCCAGCTCGCGGGGGCCCTCCCCGCAGAAGGGGAAAGCAATCCGCTCGAGCTGATCCAGCGGCTGGGGCACCTAAGCGGCGGCCACACCTGGCCGCTGTGGTCGCCGCTGGTGGTGGAAGATCCGACGACGGCGGCCGGCCTGCGCCGCCAGCCGGAGATCGCCGGCGCCCTGGCGAAGGCGGATTCGCTCGATCTGGCAGTGGTCGCGGTCGGCGCCTGGAAGAGTGGCAGTTCCACGGTGTGGGATCGGGCCGAAGCGGCGGTACGGGAGGCAGCCGTGGAGGCCGGCGCTGTCGCGGAATGCTCTGGGCGGCTGCTCAACGCAGCGGGCGTTCCGGTCGAAACGGGGCTGGACGAACAAATCATCGCCGTCACTGTCAAGCAGTTGCAGCGCACCCCCAAGGTCATCGCCGTATCGCACGGAACAGCACGGGCAGATGCGGTGCGGGCAGTTGCCAGGGCCGGTTTCGTCACCACGCTGATCGTAGATGTCCCGCTGGCCCGGGCCCTTACTGAGCTAATGGATAAGGAGAACAGTCAATGA
- a CDS encoding sugar ABC transporter substrate-binding protein, which produces MRPMRAASLAAGALCIALSVTACAGAGGGSTSGAQDSINVLMVNNPQMEDLQKLTADNFTKETGIKVNYTILPENDVRAKISQEFSSQAGQYDVASLSNYEIPFYAANKWLAPLDNVAEDAEFNQADILPAYTASLTGTDGKLYGEPFYGESSFLMYRKDVFEAKGLTMPEKPTWDQVAELAAKVDGAEAGMKGICLRGQPGWGQLFAPLTTVVNTFGGTWFDKDWNAKVNAPEFTEATEFYTKLVREHGEAGAAQAGFTECLNNMSQGKVAMWYDATSAAGVLEGEGSPVKGKLGYAQAPVKKTKSSGWLWTWSWGVQAASKKQDAAGKFVAWASSKKYEELVAAKLGWAKVPSGKRISTYENAEFQKAAPFFEAERTAIENADPKNPGAQERPAVGIQFVGIPEFADLGTSVSQGVSSAIAGQGSVADALAKGQDAAQKIGDKYKK; this is translated from the coding sequence ATGCGTCCCATGCGCGCCGCCTCATTGGCCGCCGGTGCCTTGTGCATCGCCCTTTCAGTGACCGCCTGCGCAGGTGCAGGCGGCGGAAGCACGTCCGGTGCCCAAGACAGCATCAACGTCCTCATGGTGAACAACCCGCAGATGGAAGACCTGCAGAAGCTGACCGCGGACAACTTCACCAAGGAAACCGGCATCAAGGTCAATTACACGATCCTGCCGGAGAACGATGTCCGGGCGAAGATCAGCCAGGAGTTCTCCAGCCAGGCGGGCCAATACGATGTCGCCTCGCTGTCCAACTACGAGATCCCGTTCTATGCCGCGAACAAGTGGCTGGCGCCCCTGGACAACGTGGCCGAGGACGCCGAATTCAACCAGGCAGACATTCTTCCTGCCTATACGGCGTCCCTGACCGGTACGGACGGAAAGCTCTACGGGGAGCCGTTCTACGGTGAGTCCTCGTTCCTGATGTACCGCAAGGACGTTTTCGAGGCGAAGGGCCTCACCATGCCGGAGAAGCCCACTTGGGACCAGGTGGCCGAGCTGGCCGCCAAGGTTGACGGCGCCGAAGCGGGCATGAAGGGGATCTGCCTGCGCGGCCAGCCCGGGTGGGGCCAGCTGTTCGCGCCGCTGACCACCGTGGTCAACACCTTCGGCGGCACCTGGTTCGACAAGGATTGGAACGCCAAGGTCAACGCCCCGGAATTCACCGAAGCCACCGAGTTCTACACCAAGCTGGTCCGCGAGCATGGTGAAGCCGGCGCCGCGCAGGCCGGGTTCACCGAATGCCTGAACAACATGAGCCAGGGCAAGGTGGCCATGTGGTACGACGCCACCTCCGCTGCCGGAGTCCTGGAAGGCGAGGGTTCCCCCGTGAAGGGCAAGCTTGGCTACGCCCAGGCCCCGGTGAAGAAGACGAAGTCTTCTGGCTGGCTCTGGACCTGGTCCTGGGGCGTCCAGGCCGCATCCAAGAAGCAGGACGCTGCCGGAAAGTTCGTCGCCTGGGCCAGCTCAAAGAAGTACGAGGAACTCGTTGCGGCGAAGCTCGGCTGGGCCAAGGTCCCCTCGGGAAAGCGCATTTCCACGTATGAGAACGCCGAATTCCAGAAGGCTGCCCCGTTCTTCGAGGCCGAGCGCACTGCCATCGAAAACGCCGACCCGAAAAATCCCGGGGCGCAGGAACGCCCGGCCGTCGGTATCCAGTTCGTGGGCATCCCTGAGTTCGCCGACCTGGGCACCTCGGTGTCCCAGGGTGTCAGCTCAGCGATTGCCGGGCAGGGCTCTGTAGCCGACGCCCTGGCCAAGGGCCAGGACGCGGCACAGAAAATCGGCGACAAGTACAAGAAATAA
- a CDS encoding sugar ABC transporter permease encodes MTTATAPVARRGQSAANPNKNARSRERARAWARRAPLLPALVFLIVVTQLPFVATLIISFLNWNSLRPDQTGLAGFDNYIQVLTNADLRQAILTTVVLTVSVVLASLVIGLGLALLLDKKFIGRGLARTLLIAPFLVVPVAAALVWKHAILNPTYGLINGTLTWIWSLFGSDTPPQPDFLSQAPLMAVIISLVWQWTPFMMLILLAGLQSRPMDTIEAAQMDGASPWAIFTHLTLPHLRQYLELGGLLGAIYIVQNFDAVFTLTSGGLGTANLPYAIYQTFYFANEYGLASAAGVVVVIGTIIVATFALRTVFSLFKKEAAR; translated from the coding sequence ATGACTACCGCAACAGCGCCTGTTGCCCGCCGCGGGCAGAGTGCCGCCAATCCAAACAAAAACGCCAGGTCCCGCGAACGCGCCCGGGCCTGGGCAAGGCGTGCGCCGCTGCTGCCGGCCCTGGTCTTCCTTATCGTCGTCACCCAGCTTCCGTTCGTGGCGACCCTGATCATTTCTTTCCTGAACTGGAACAGCCTCCGGCCGGACCAGACGGGCTTGGCCGGATTCGATAACTACATCCAGGTCCTTACCAACGCGGACCTCCGCCAGGCCATCCTGACCACCGTCGTCCTGACCGTTTCCGTGGTCCTGGCCAGCCTGGTCATCGGCCTCGGCCTGGCCCTGCTGCTGGACAAGAAGTTCATCGGCCGGGGCTTGGCGCGGACGCTGCTGATCGCACCGTTCCTCGTGGTGCCGGTGGCCGCGGCGCTGGTGTGGAAGCACGCCATCCTCAACCCGACATATGGGCTGATCAACGGAACGCTGACCTGGATCTGGTCCCTGTTCGGCAGCGACACCCCGCCACAGCCGGACTTCCTTTCCCAGGCGCCCCTGATGGCCGTCATCATCTCCCTGGTATGGCAGTGGACCCCGTTCATGATGCTGATCCTGCTGGCTGGCCTGCAGTCCCGCCCCATGGACACGATCGAAGCCGCGCAGATGGACGGGGCCAGCCCTTGGGCGATCTTCACCCACCTGACACTGCCGCACCTGCGCCAGTACCTGGAGCTCGGCGGCCTGCTCGGCGCGATCTACATCGTGCAGAACTTCGACGCCGTCTTCACCCTTACTTCCGGCGGCCTGGGCACCGCCAACCTGCCTTACGCCATCTACCAGACGTTCTATTTCGCCAATGAATACGGCCTTGCGTCCGCCGCCGGTGTTGTGGTGGTCATCGGCACCATCATCGTGGCCACCTTCGCCCTGCGCACCGTTTTCTCGCTCTTCAAAAAGGAGGCAGCACGATGA